The Deltaproteobacteria bacterium genomic interval GGGTTGGTCTCTTTGCGGCGGCCGGTGTCGGGAAGAGTACCCTGATCGGCATGATTGCCAGAAATACCACGGCGGATATCAACGTGATCGGTCTCATCGGTGAACGGGGAAGAGAGGTCCGCGATTTTCTCGAAAACGACCTGGGGGCAGAGGGGCTTGCCCGTTCCGTAGTGATTGTTTCCACTTCCGATCAGCCGTCTCTGGTCCGTTCCAAGGCGGCGTATGTGGCCACGGCGGTCGCGGAATATTTTCGTGATCAGGGAAAAAGTGTTTTGTTGATGATGGATTCAGTGACCCGCTTTGCCAGGGCCTTGAGAGAAATAGGGCTCGCTGTCGGTGAGCCGCCGGCCCGTCAGGGGTTCACCCCTTCCGTTTTTTCAACACTGCCTCGTCTCCTGGAGCGATCCGGCAATTCCGATAAAGGTTCCATCACCGCCTTTTACACAATCCTGGTGGCGGGTGATGACATGAATGAACCGGTCGCCGATGAGACCCGTTCCATCCTGGACGGCCATATTGTGCTTTCCCGGGAACTGGCCAATCGGGCGCAATACCCGGCCATCGATGTTTCTGAATCGATCAGCCGTGTGATGAGCAGCATTGTCACCCCCGAACACCTGGAGGCCGCCAGAAAACTAAAGGAAGTGGTCGCCGCCTATGAAAAGGAGAGGGACCTGATCCTGATCGGGGCGTATGAATCGGGGAGCGATCCCAAGGTGGATTATGCGATCGAGAAGATCGAAGAGGTGAACAACTTCCTCAAACAGTTAGTGGATGAAAAGATTGGTTTTGAAGAGGCGGTGGGGCAGTTAAAGGGGATCTTCGGATAACCGATGCCCAAGGTCCGGTACAGGCTTCAGCCGCTTTTGGAGATCAAGTCACGGGCCAAAAAAAAGGCCGAGATCGCGCTGGCCAGGGCGATTGTCAAGCTGGAGGCAGAAAAGAAGAAACTGGAAAGGCTCAAAGAAGAGAAAAAGGAGATTGTTCGGAAGAGGAAAGAATATCGTGAGAAGCTCCATCAGAAGATTGCCTCCGGTGTCAGTGCCGTCAGGGATTCACAGGCCCACATCAATTACCTGAGGCGCCTGGAGGAAGAAGAGAAGGAAAAGGAAAAAGAGATTGAGGACCAGAAGGAAGTGATTGTGGGTGCGGAGACAGCCGTCAAACGGGCTCGAAGGGATTATGTGGATGCCGCCAAGGAACTCCGGATCATGGAGAAACACAAGGCCCTTTGGTGGAAGAAGGTGGAAAGGGCGATCAACGTGAAGGAAGAAAGGGAGATGGATGAATTGGGGAATCTGATCCATCAATTAAGACAGGAACAACTATGACCCGTATCAATGATTACCCGAAGGACAATCCGGCGGTTCGCGATCAAAAGAAGATCGATATCTCCAAGTCTCCCTCGAGGAGTAATGATCCGGCCCGGTCGGTCAAGACGCCGTTTGAGACCTTTCTGACCGAGTCGAAAAGCCGACTGTCGCCGGACCAGCATTCTTCGGACCCAAACCTGGACACCAAAAAGGGGGCGACCGAACAGGCGATCCGTGAAGCCTCGCGGGATCGTGAGGGGAAGGATCAGGAGAGAAAATTCAAGGAGCGGGACAGAGACCGATCCGCAAAGAGAGAGGA includes:
- the fliI gene encoding flagellar protein export ATPase FliI, translated to MGVIDFDKFHKDLSKVSSFKVKGRVTELVGLVARAVVPGVRMGELCYIETRADKENIKAEVVGFKGNEVLLMPLANLEGIAPGSAVIPTGNSLTVKVGPHLLGRILNGLGDPLDEDVKGPLGGAPLGGACETEYPVYQEPPDPLKRRRVTEPISVGIKAIDAVCTCGEGQRVGLFAAAGVGKSTLIGMIARNTTADINVIGLIGERGREVRDFLENDLGAEGLARSVVIVSTSDQPSLVRSKAAYVATAVAEYFRDQGKSVLLMMDSVTRFARALREIGLAVGEPPARQGFTPSVFSTLPRLLERSGNSDKGSITAFYTILVAGDDMNEPVADETRSILDGHIVLSRELANRAQYPAIDVSESISRVMSSIVTPEHLEAARKLKEVVAAYEKERDLILIGAYESGSDPKVDYAIEKIEEVNNFLKQLVDEKIGFEEAVGQLKGIFG